A window from Enterocloster bolteae encodes these proteins:
- a CDS encoding LamB/YcsF family protein — translation MYQIDLNSDMGESFGAYSIGNDDEIIKYVTTANVACGWHGGDPMVMDKVVKKAAERKVAVGAHPGYPDLMGFGRRKMVLKPSEVKNYIKYQVGALMAFTASYGMKLQHVAPHGALGNLCQYDRDVSRAICEAVYEIDPSIRIFYCAGAVLGDEAEKMGLEALSEIFADRAYMDDLSLVPRGMDGAMITDEDEAIRRCVKMIKEGKVTSVSGKELDIKGDTLCVHGDGAKALAFVSRIRDAFEAEGIQINNFMGGRS, via the coding sequence ATGTATCAGATTGATTTAAACAGTGATATGGGGGAGAGCTTTGGGGCATATTCCATTGGAAATGATGACGAAATCATAAAGTATGTCACAACGGCTAATGTTGCCTGCGGCTGGCATGGAGGGGATCCCATGGTCATGGATAAGGTGGTCAAAAAAGCCGCGGAGAGAAAGGTGGCTGTGGGTGCCCATCCGGGTTATCCGGATCTTATGGGATTCGGCAGACGCAAGATGGTTCTGAAGCCTTCTGAAGTTAAGAACTATATAAAATATCAGGTGGGCGCGCTTATGGCCTTCACTGCCAGCTATGGCATGAAGCTCCAGCATGTGGCTCCCCACGGTGCGCTGGGAAATCTGTGCCAGTATGACAGGGACGTATCCAGGGCCATATGCGAAGCAGTATATGAGATAGACCCGTCCATACGTATTTTTTACTGTGCAGGAGCAGTTTTGGGGGACGAGGCTGAAAAAATGGGGCTGGAAGCACTGTCGGAAATATTTGCGGACCGGGCCTACATGGATGATTTGTCTCTGGTTCCCAGAGGGATGGATGGAGCCATGATTACAGATGAGGATGAGGCCATCAGGCGGTGTGTCAAAATGATAAAAGAGGGAAAGGTCACATCCGTCAGCGGAAAAGAACTGGATATAAAAGGAGATACGCTCTGCGTCCACGGTGACGGGGCAAAGGCATTGGCCTTTGTCAGCAGAATCAGAGACGCGTTTGAAGCAGAAGGTATACAAATAAACAATTTTATGGGAGGCAGGTCATGA
- a CDS encoding aldo/keto reductase has product MKNIRDCFVLNNGVKIPCVGYGTWRTPDGIDTVQAVREAIGCGYRHIDTAQLYGNEESVGKGIKESGLNRSELFVTTKLKNTDQGYDSTLRAFEGSMKRLGLDYLDLYLIHWPVPAVFKDDWKQVSRDTWRAFERLYGEGLVRSIGLSNFLPHHIDNIEVSAHIKPSVDQLEIHPFFTQKETAAYCRRKGIQVQAWIPLGHGTILDNPVIKEIGLRYHKTAAQTALRWELQQDILPIPKSLNPERMAQNADIFDFNLTQEECLRITGLGETGRTGPDPDNIDF; this is encoded by the coding sequence ATGAAAAATATAAGGGATTGTTTTGTTTTAAACAATGGGGTTAAGATTCCTTGTGTGGGCTACGGCACATGGAGAACCCCGGATGGCATTGATACGGTTCAGGCTGTCAGGGAAGCAATTGGCTGCGGATACCGGCATATTGATACAGCCCAGCTTTATGGAAATGAAGAAAGCGTCGGAAAGGGTATTAAGGAATCCGGTCTTAACAGAAGCGAGCTGTTTGTCACCACGAAGCTGAAGAATACGGACCAGGGCTACGACAGTACCCTCAGGGCATTCGAGGGAAGCATGAAGCGCCTGGGATTGGATTACCTTGATCTATATTTAATCCACTGGCCTGTACCGGCTGTCTTTAAGGATGACTGGAAACAGGTCAGCAGGGACACATGGCGGGCCTTTGAACGCCTGTATGGGGAAGGATTGGTCCGTTCCATCGGGCTGAGTAATTTCCTGCCCCACCATATAGACAATATTGAGGTTTCAGCCCATATAAAGCCAAGTGTGGACCAGCTGGAAATCCATCCTTTCTTCACGCAGAAAGAAACCGCTGCCTACTGCCGCAGAAAAGGTATACAGGTTCAGGCATGGATCCCTCTGGGCCATGGAACCATCCTGGATAATCCTGTTATAAAGGAAATCGGACTGAGGTATCATAAGACTGCCGCGCAGACAGCTCTGCGGTGGGAGCTCCAGCAGGATATCCTGCCGATTCCCAAGTCTCTGAATCCGGAAAGAATGGCCCAGAACGCAGATATATTCGATTTTAACCTGACACAGGAGGAATGCCTGCGGATAACAGGACTTGGAGAAACAGGAAGGACTGGTCCTGATCCTGACAACATTGATTTTTGA
- a CDS encoding Glu/Leu/Phe/Val family dehydrogenase, giving the protein MNKNKYNPYENMLAVLDEAASRLGLKEADYITLRYPEREMIVSIPVRMDNGEMKVFEGYRVQHNSARGPYKGGIRFHQNSDLDEVKALAAWMSFKCAIVNIPYGGAKGGIKVDPSKLSRDELIRLTRRYTTRILPIIGPDQDIPAPDVNTNGEVMGWIMDTYSMFKGHSVPGVVTGKPIEIGGSIGRTEATGRGVTIITRQCLEHLGMSYENSAYAIQGMGNVGGTAAQILYDKGCKIVAVSDYSGGVYNENGLDIPAIRTYLSDKTKALIDYVSDDVKHISNDEVITCCCDVLIPAALENQITGENAAGVQAKVIIEAANGPTTVEADKILEEKGIVVVPDILANAGGVVVSYFEWVQNIQSMAWDLDEVNRTLKKIMNKAYDEVDAMSRDNKVTMRMGAYMVAINRICTAGKMRGGPISMA; this is encoded by the coding sequence ATGAATAAGAACAAGTATAATCCATACGAAAATATGCTGGCTGTACTGGATGAGGCGGCATCCAGGCTTGGATTAAAGGAGGCAGATTATATAACCCTGCGTTATCCGGAGCGTGAGATGATTGTATCCATTCCTGTAAGGATGGACAATGGTGAGATGAAGGTATTTGAAGGCTACCGGGTACAGCACAACAGCGCAAGAGGACCTTATAAAGGGGGAATCCGTTTCCATCAGAACTCGGATTTGGACGAGGTAAAGGCTTTGGCGGCCTGGATGTCATTTAAATGTGCTATAGTCAATATCCCCTACGGCGGGGCCAAGGGCGGAATCAAGGTGGACCCTTCCAAGCTGTCCAGGGATGAGCTGATTCGTCTTACCAGGAGATATACCACCAGGATACTGCCTATTATAGGGCCTGACCAGGACATACCTGCTCCGGATGTGAATACCAACGGCGAGGTGATGGGCTGGATTATGGATACATACAGCATGTTCAAAGGCCACAGCGTTCCTGGTGTGGTCACAGGAAAACCCATTGAGATCGGCGGATCCATCGGGAGGACAGAGGCAACAGGAAGAGGTGTGACCATCATTACCCGCCAGTGCCTGGAGCATCTGGGCATGAGCTATGAAAACTCCGCCTATGCCATCCAGGGTATGGGAAATGTAGGAGGTACCGCAGCCCAGATTCTATATGATAAGGGGTGTAAGATTGTGGCGGTCAGCGATTACTCCGGCGGCGTGTATAATGAAAACGGTCTGGATATTCCTGCAATCAGGACATACCTGTCCGACAAGACAAAGGCGCTGATTGATTACGTATCAGATGATGTAAAGCACATATCCAATGATGAGGTCATTACCTGCTGCTGTGACGTGCTGATTCCTGCTGCGCTGGAGAACCAGATTACCGGGGAAAACGCAGCAGGGGTCCAGGCAAAGGTGATTATAGAAGCTGCCAACGGCCCTACTACAGTGGAAGCAGATAAGATACTGGAGGAGAAGGGCATAGTGGTTGTACCGGATATCCTGGCCAATGCAGGGGGAGTGGTTGTATCCTATTTTGAGTGGGTACAGAACATCCAAAGCATGGCCTGGGATTTGGATGAAGTGAACAGGACACTGAAGAAAATCATGAACAAAGCCTATGATGAAGTGGATGCCATGTCCAGGGATAACAAGGTGACCATGCGCATGGGAGCCTATATGGTGGCAATCAACCGCATCTGTACGGCGGGCAAGATGAGAGGCGGGCCTATCTCGATGGCGTAG